Proteins encoded in a region of the Anopheles ziemanni chromosome 2, idAnoZiCoDA_A2_x.2, whole genome shotgun sequence genome:
- the LOC131294439 gene encoding 27 kDa hemolymph glycoprotein-like: MVNFSLVVGALALMAGTRAMFVPPEQNASPEALVFVNGIQKLCMNNSNSDDAFPQLMNSFQGTMMCVMTNFDPQSFVMDLNGLSSETRTTFFSQYCPQVKSVSSCLDGPLNAAKTCLQEHDYKLLKAVVGIFPDAVDLICKNDGELVFKLKDPKYKECLDKINENVMECAAPFASQAQHWEVSKLTKAQCGTITDLRQCLVRKLNACEAPDLINVYDLFHNTLFRMTPCRNYVTKVTEIENNTVNEN; encoded by the exons ATGGTCAATTTCTCGTTGGTTGTTGGCGCCCTGGCGCTGATGGCAG GAACACGTGCGATGTTCGTACCGCCAGAGCAGAACGCTTCTCCTGAGGCGCTTGTTTTCGTGAACGGGATCCAAAAGCTATGCATGAACAACAGCAATTCCGACGATGCCTTCCCCCAGCTGATGAACTCATTCCAGGGCACCATGATGTGCGTGATGACGAACTTCGACCCGCAGAGTTTCGTCATGGACTTGAATGGGCTGTCCAGCGAGACGCGGACGACATTTTTCTCACA GTACTGCCCGCAGGTGAAGAGTGTCAGTTCGTGCCTGGACGGACCGCTGAACGCCGCCAAGACCTGCTTGCAGGAGCACGACTACAAACTCTTGAAGGCGGTGGTTGGCATCTTCCCGGATGCGGTTGATctgatttgcaaaaatgatgGCGAGCTGGTGTTCA AACTGAAGGACCCGAAGTACAAGGAATGTCTCgacaaaatcaatgaaaacgTGATGGAGTGTGCCGCACCGTTCGCTAGCCAAGCTCAGCATTGGGAAGTGTCAAAGCTAACGAAGGCACAATGCGG AACAATCACTGATCTGAGGCAGTGCCTTGTGCGTAAGCTCAACGCTTGCGAGGCCCCGGATCTAATCAACGTGTACGATCTGTTCCACAACACGCTGTTCCGCATGACTCCGTGCCGCAAC TACGTGACGAAAGTGACCGAGATTGAAAACAACACAGTCAACGAAAATTAA
- the LOC131294440 gene encoding 27 kDa hemolymph protein-like produces the protein MGKFSLLAALGVLALLAVTRAIPQPGSNSSSEEPTESRETKEESTGRHTFVGVVREVCRANNGSDEAYIALTEAVGTAIVCVMTSVDVKNFISDVDTISNETRGTFFPKYCPQLKKAGSCLDDLLKATGPCLEEDDFKATLAVAGIYPDAVDLICKNDGEVIFKLAEPKTKECVGKLRDNVMDCTIPFAVKSDDWDISHLLPTQVGAFSELRQCIEDRLNECEAPDLISVYGLFHNTLFRLHSCNDYMSKVTKKDINTV, from the exons ATGGGCAAATTCTCGTTGTTGGCGGCGCTGGGCGTCCTGGCGCTTTTGGCAG TGACGCGTGCGATACCACAACCTGGCTCAAACTCGTCTTCGGAGGAGCCGACCGAGTCCCGTGAAACTAAGGAGGAGTCGACCGGGCGCCACACATTTGTGGGAGTGGTCCGTGAGGTGTGCCGAGCCAACAATGGCTCAGATGAGGCCTACATTGCCCTAACGGAGGCGGTTGGGACGGCGATTGTGTGCGTGATGACTTCAGTCGACGTGAAAAACTTCATTTCGGACGTCGATACGATATCCAACGAGACTCGTGGCACATTCTTCCCAAA GTACTGCCCACAACTGAAGAAAGCTGGTTCGTGTCTAGACGATCTGCTAAAGGCCACCGGACCCTGCTTGGAGGAAGATGATTTCAAAGCTACACTGGCAGTGGCGGGCATATACCCGGATGCGGTTGATCTGATTTGTAAAAACGATGGCGAAGTAATCTTCA AGCTGGCCGAGCCAAAAACCAAGGAATGTGTCGGCAAACTGAGGGACAACGTGATGGACTGTACTATTCCGTTCGCTGTGAAGAGTGACGACTGGGACATTTCACACCTGTTGCCAACACAAGTCGG AGCTTTCTCCGAACTGAGGCAGTGCATCGAGGATAGGCTGAACGAATGCGAGGCGCCGGACCTAATCAGCGTGTACGGTTTGTTCCACAACACGTTGTTCCGCTTACATTCCTGCAATGAT TACATGTCGAAAGTGACCAAGAAAGATATCAACACAGTCTAG